In Marivivens aquimaris, one genomic interval encodes:
- the soxX gene encoding sulfur oxidation c-type cytochrome SoxX, translating into MKSIIQMTAGLALAATVASAEDVAPADVVYEEYGEVTASLTGVAGDPENGIVVMTSRGKGNCIACHEVTALADYPFHGEVGPMLDGVGGYRSEAELRGIVANAKHTFPDTMMPAFYKTSGYIRPGDAFTGKAGQEPLPPLLTAQEIEDVVAYLLTLTD; encoded by the coding sequence ATGAAGAGCATCATTCAAATGACGGCCGGTCTGGCTTTGGCCGCCACAGTCGCTTCGGCAGAGGACGTTGCTCCGGCAGATGTCGTTTACGAAGAGTATGGTGAGGTCACTGCTTCTCTGACTGGCGTAGCTGGCGATCCGGAAAACGGCATCGTTGTTATGACTTCGCGTGGCAAAGGCAACTGCATCGCCTGTCACGAAGTTACGGCTCTCGCGGATTATCCGTTCCATGGCGAGGTCGGGCCGATGCTCGACGGCGTGGGCGGCTACCGCAGCGAAGCCGAACTTCGCGGTATCGTCGCAAACGCGAAACACACATTCCCCGACACCATGATGCCCGCGTTCTACAAGACCAGCGGCTACATCCGTCCGGGCGATGCGTTCACCGGCAAAGCAGGCCAAGAGCCGCTTCCGCCGCTTCTGACCGCGCAGGAAATCGAGGATGTCGTCGCGTACTTGCTGACGCTGACCGACTGA
- a CDS encoding thioredoxin family protein: MRKLLTLLAACLWTSVASAATLGDDGLHKETWMRETFKDLREDLEEATAEGKRLLVMVEQRGCIYCTKMHEEVFPNETIAQYIEDNYFVVQINMFGDVEVTDFDGTTLPEKEMVQNWGILFTPTLIFYPKEVEDGVAGMDAAAAVMPGAFGKWTTYNLLRWVVDEGYLGDENFQKYHARMIEEGGLSD; this comes from the coding sequence ATGCGGAAACTACTGACATTGCTGGCCGCGTGTCTGTGGACATCGGTAGCCAGCGCAGCCACGCTCGGTGATGACGGGCTGCACAAAGAAACGTGGATGCGCGAAACCTTCAAGGATCTGCGTGAGGACCTCGAAGAAGCGACCGCCGAAGGCAAGCGTCTGCTGGTCATGGTCGAGCAGCGCGGCTGCATTTACTGCACCAAGATGCACGAGGAGGTGTTCCCGAACGAGACAATCGCCCAGTACATCGAGGACAACTACTTCGTCGTTCAGATCAACATGTTCGGCGACGTGGAGGTGACCGATTTCGACGGTACGACTCTGCCTGAAAAAGAGATGGTTCAGAACTGGGGGATTCTTTTCACGCCGACGCTGATTTTCTACCCGAAAGAAGTGGAAGACGGCGTTGCCGGAATGGATGCAGCCGCAGCGGTGATGCCCGGTGCATTCGGCAAATGGACCACCTACAACCTGCTCCGCTGGGTGGTCGATGAAGGCTATTTAGGCGACGAGAATTTCCAGAAATATCATGCGCGTATGATCGAAGAGGGCGGGCTGTCCGATTGA
- a CDS encoding cytochrome c biogenesis CcdA family protein, whose amino-acid sequence MEISYLGAAIAGLLSFFTPCVLPMVPFYLSYMGGMSMAELQGDDEIAPGVQRRLILASISFALGVTTIFVLLGMGATTAGQFVAQWKSVLAYVAAAILIVFGLHFLGVFRIGLLYREARLDSTKKPAGLAGAYVMGLAFGFGWTPCVGPALASVLFMAGGMGNVWEGGLLLLVYGVAMTLPFVIAAFFAKPFLGWARRNRKYQAYVEKVMGVMLIVFGILIATGSVNVIADWMIKAMPWFTNIL is encoded by the coding sequence ATGGAGATCAGCTATCTCGGTGCAGCGATTGCCGGTCTGCTTTCATTCTTCACGCCCTGCGTGTTGCCCATGGTTCCGTTCTACCTGTCATATATGGGCGGGATGTCGATGGCGGAACTGCAGGGCGACGATGAAATTGCGCCAGGTGTGCAACGTCGGCTGATTTTGGCCTCCATTTCCTTCGCGCTGGGCGTTACGACGATCTTTGTTTTGCTGGGGATGGGCGCGACGACGGCGGGGCAATTCGTGGCGCAGTGGAAATCGGTGCTGGCCTATGTGGCTGCCGCAATCCTCATCGTTTTCGGCCTCCATTTCCTCGGCGTCTTCCGTATTGGACTGCTGTACCGCGAAGCGCGCCTCGACTCGACGAAGAAGCCTGCGGGCCTCGCTGGAGCCTACGTGATGGGTCTCGCCTTCGGCTTTGGCTGGACGCCCTGCGTCGGGCCTGCGCTGGCCTCGGTTCTCTTCATGGCAGGCGGTATGGGCAACGTCTGGGAAGGCGGCCTTCTGCTGCTGGTCTACGGTGTTGCCATGACCTTGCCGTTCGTCATCGCCGCGTTTTTTGCCAAGCCGTTCCTTGGCTGGGCGCGTAGGAACCGCAAATATCAGGCATATGTTGAAAAAGTCATGGGCGTCATGCTGATTGTGTTCGGCATCCTCATCGCAACGGGGAGTGTGAACGTGATTGCAGACTGGATGATTAAGGCGATGCCTTGGTTCACCAACATACTCTGA
- a CDS encoding ArsR/SmtB family transcription factor, protein MGELAISLADMAKMEKNSTDAANFLKAISHEGRLMILCHLASGEKSVTELEELISARQAAVSQQLARLRLEGLVVPRREGKTIYYSLTDDRPRQIINVLYEMFCGRS, encoded by the coding sequence ATGGGTGAGCTCGCTATCAGCCTCGCTGACATGGCGAAGATGGAGAAGAATTCGACGGACGCGGCGAATTTTCTCAAGGCGATCAGTCATGAGGGTCGCCTCATGATCCTCTGCCATCTGGCCTCCGGCGAAAAGTCGGTGACTGAACTCGAAGAGCTTATCTCCGCCCGTCAGGCTGCGGTTTCCCAGCAGCTTGCACGCTTGCGTCTGGAAGGTCTCGTCGTACCACGACGCGAGGGCAAGACCATCTACTACAGCTTGACCGACGACCGTCCCCGCCAGATTATCAACGTGCTCTACGAGATGTTCTGCGGACGATCGTGA
- a CDS encoding YeeE/YedE family protein has product MIDWLGDGTMAAIVGLVTGVMLGLAARLGRFCTLGAIEDYFYGNNDLRLRMWGVAIGVAVFGTFGLMAGGLLSPMDTIYLGFAFAPIGAIFGGLVFGYGMALAGNCGYGALARLGGGDLRNFVIVVVMGIAAFATISGPLAYLRVAVFPQGRADAPAGIAHTLGEVVGVSPNLIGMIAGLVILALTIAPSHVRKAPEYIAWGAVVGLSVVLAWAGTQWIAEYAFNPAIVASHTFAAPLGETILWTMTASGSSLSFAVGSVCGVWCGAFLGSLIKGHFRWEACEDPRELRRQVFGAALMGVGAVVAMGCSIGQGLSAMSVLAWSAPLVVASIFAGAWLGLRQLIAGWAPAE; this is encoded by the coding sequence ATGATCGACTGGCTCGGAGACGGGACAATGGCCGCTATCGTCGGCCTTGTCACCGGCGTGATGCTCGGACTGGCAGCGCGGCTTGGGCGCTTCTGCACACTCGGCGCAATCGAGGATTACTTCTACGGCAACAATGATTTGCGGCTCCGGATGTGGGGCGTGGCGATCGGCGTGGCTGTGTTCGGAACCTTTGGCCTGATGGCTGGCGGCCTGCTCAGCCCCATGGACACGATCTACCTCGGCTTCGCATTCGCACCTATCGGCGCCATCTTCGGCGGACTTGTCTTCGGCTACGGCATGGCCCTCGCAGGCAACTGCGGCTACGGGGCGCTCGCGCGACTGGGCGGCGGTGATTTACGAAACTTCGTCATCGTGGTCGTTATGGGTATCGCTGCCTTTGCCACGATAAGCGGTCCCCTCGCCTATCTTCGTGTTGCGGTCTTCCCGCAAGGTCGCGCCGACGCTCCAGCGGGTATCGCGCATACGCTTGGCGAGGTCGTCGGCGTTTCACCGAACCTCATCGGGATGATCGCTGGCCTCGTCATTCTGGCGCTCACGATCGCGCCCTCGCACGTCCGCAAAGCGCCAGAGTACATTGCATGGGGCGCGGTCGTCGGCCTGTCGGTCGTCCTTGCTTGGGCGGGAACGCAGTGGATCGCAGAGTATGCGTTCAACCCCGCTATCGTCGCGAGCCACACCTTTGCCGCCCCACTGGGCGAGACGATCCTGTGGACCATGACCGCCAGCGGCAGCTCGCTATCGTTCGCCGTCGGTTCAGTCTGCGGTGTGTGGTGCGGCGCGTTCCTCGGCTCCCTGATCAAAGGTCATTTCCGCTGGGAAGCCTGCGAGGACCCGCGCGAACTGCGCCGTCAGGTGTTCGGCGCGGCGCTCATGGGGGTCGGAGCCGTCGTCGCGATGGGATGCAGCATCGGACAGGGCCTGTCGGCCATGTCGGTTCTCGCGTGGTCCGCCCCTCTGGTCGTCGCGAGCATCTTTGCAGGCGCCTGGCTGGGGCTTCGTCAGCTTATCGCCGGTTGGGCCCCCGCCGAATAA
- a CDS encoding dipeptidase — protein sequence MTSIPVFDGHNDFLFRVSSVSPDKREAMWLEGEGAHHLDLPRMKEANFAGGFFAIWVPSPDDGSGLDFETQMETLPYHLNLPPMLSQADAVLTAMTQAACLRQMERVSGGDFVIVESGKQIRPLIESGKIAAIMHMEGAEAIGPELDHLQLWYDMGLRSLGPVWSRPTLFGEGVPFAFPSSPDHGAGLTDLGKQLVAECDRLGILIDLSHLNEKGFEDVVALSSQPMMATHSNAHAITPSSRNLTDRQLKIMAETDGVVGLNYGCAFLRDDGRRDENVGFDPMMRHLDHLLSIMGEDRVALGSDFDGAVIPKAIGDVMGLYDLIQAMQAHGYGTELTAKIANGNWLNFLERAM from the coding sequence ATGACCTCAATTCCCGTATTCGATGGCCACAACGATTTCCTCTTCCGCGTGTCTTCGGTGTCCCCTGACAAGAGGGAAGCCATGTGGCTGGAAGGCGAGGGCGCGCACCACCTCGACTTGCCCCGCATGAAAGAGGCAAACTTTGCGGGGGGGTTCTTCGCAATCTGGGTGCCATCGCCGGACGACGGCTCCGGCCTTGATTTCGAGACACAGATGGAAACGCTGCCTTATCACCTGAACCTGCCGCCGATGCTGTCGCAGGCCGATGCTGTGCTGACCGCGATGACCCAAGCGGCCTGCCTGCGCCAGATGGAGCGCGTGTCGGGCGGTGATTTCGTCATCGTGGAGAGCGGCAAGCAGATCCGTCCGCTGATCGAGAGTGGGAAGATTGCCGCGATCATGCATATGGAAGGGGCGGAGGCGATCGGGCCGGAGCTCGATCATCTGCAACTATGGTACGACATGGGTCTGCGTTCTCTTGGCCCTGTGTGGAGCCGTCCGACGCTGTTCGGTGAAGGCGTGCCATTCGCGTTTCCGTCGTCGCCGGATCATGGCGCGGGCCTGACGGACCTCGGCAAGCAACTGGTTGCTGAATGTGACCGCCTCGGCATCTTGATCGACCTGTCACACCTGAACGAAAAGGGTTTCGAGGATGTCGTCGCGCTGTCCAGCCAGCCGATGATGGCAACGCATTCGAACGCCCATGCGATTACTCCGTCGTCCCGAAACCTCACGGATCGCCAGCTGAAGATCATGGCAGAAACCGACGGCGTTGTGGGTTTGAATTACGGTTGCGCCTTCCTGCGCGACGACGGCCGCCGCGATGAAAACGTGGGTTTCGATCCGATGATGCGGCACCTCGATCACTTGCTCTCGATCATGGGCGAGGACCGTGTGGCGCTTGGCTCCGACTTTGACGGAGCGGTCATTCCCAAGGCGATTGGCGATGTCATGGGCCTCTACGATCTGATCCAAGCCATGCAGGCCCACGGCTACGGGACCGAACTCACGGCCAAGATCGCCAACGGCAACTGGCTTAACTTCCTCGAACGCGCGATGTGA
- a CDS encoding HAD family hydrolase, with amino-acid sequence MIDLIIFDCDGVLVDSEIISAEVLIEELRNVGIKIDRDYVRIHCLGRSFPTVAKAIRESHRTPLPDDFEMRYRNTLLERFETRLRPTEGIAEMLEQLNIRRCVATSSSPPRVARTLELTGLDKYFSEHVYTASLVERGKPAPDLFLHVAKEMGVPKERILVVEDSIPGITAAKAAEMNVLAYTGASHLRNLGIRLPDDTQSFDNWSDFAHLLRQF; translated from the coding sequence ATGATTGACCTGATTATTTTCGATTGCGACGGCGTCCTTGTGGACAGCGAGATTATCAGCGCGGAGGTTTTGATCGAAGAACTGCGCAATGTCGGCATCAAAATTGATCGGGATTACGTGCGTATCCACTGCCTCGGCCGCAGCTTCCCGACCGTTGCAAAGGCGATCCGCGAGAGCCACAGAACGCCGCTTCCCGACGATTTCGAGATGCGCTACCGCAACACGCTTCTGGAGAGGTTCGAGACCCGCCTTCGCCCGACAGAGGGTATCGCGGAGATGCTCGAACAGCTCAACATCCGTCGCTGCGTTGCAACATCATCAAGCCCGCCGCGGGTGGCGAGAACGCTCGAACTCACCGGCCTCGACAAGTACTTCAGCGAGCATGTCTACACCGCGAGCCTCGTCGAGCGCGGCAAGCCTGCGCCTGATCTTTTTCTCCATGTTGCCAAAGAGATGGGCGTTCCGAAAGAGCGCATTCTCGTCGTCGAAGACAGCATTCCGGGCATCACGGCAGCCAAGGCCGCAGAGATGAACGTGCTGGCGTACACGGGCGCTTCGCACCTGCGGAATCTCGGGATAAGATTGCCTGACGATACGCAATCCTTTGACAACTGGTCCGATTTCGCACACCTCTTACGACAATTTTGA
- a CDS encoding sugar-binding transcriptional regulator, with product MTVGRFTPETTRLDDAARAGWLYYVAGNTQDEIARKLGVSRQSAQRLVAMAVSERLVKVRLDHPIARCMDLSQAILDKFGLQFCEVVPSDPEAPNLMAGAAIAAGAEIERTLKTDEERIIALGTGRALKATVEQVPRMHCPQHRVVSRLGNMMSDGSATPYNATIQLAERINAVQYPYPLPVLANSREELGTLFGQEAVRNTLSLCERADLTLVGIGQMDSTAPLFVDGFLTRDEIDEVQARGAAGEITSWIYDDSGEIIDCAFNRRVASAPLRPACDQRFIGVAVGPSKVRGIMGALRGRLISGLITSESTAEAILSAD from the coding sequence GTGACTGTCGGACGTTTCACGCCCGAAACTACGCGACTGGACGACGCTGCTCGTGCCGGTTGGCTGTACTATGTCGCAGGCAACACCCAGGACGAAATCGCGCGCAAGCTGGGGGTCTCCAGACAGTCCGCGCAGCGCCTCGTTGCGATGGCTGTGAGCGAGCGTCTGGTCAAGGTCCGCCTCGACCATCCGATCGCCCGATGCATGGATTTATCGCAAGCGATCCTCGATAAGTTCGGGCTACAATTCTGCGAAGTCGTCCCCTCCGACCCCGAAGCGCCGAACCTCATGGCAGGCGCCGCAATCGCCGCCGGAGCGGAGATTGAACGCACGCTGAAAACCGACGAAGAGCGCATCATCGCGCTTGGTACGGGCCGTGCGTTGAAAGCCACGGTTGAGCAGGTTCCGCGCATGCATTGCCCCCAGCACCGCGTCGTTTCGCGGCTGGGCAACATGATGTCCGACGGCTCCGCAACGCCTTATAACGCTACGATTCAGCTCGCTGAGCGTATCAACGCGGTGCAGTACCCCTACCCGCTTCCGGTGCTTGCGAACTCTCGCGAGGAACTCGGCACGCTCTTCGGCCAAGAGGCCGTCAGAAACACGCTGAGCCTTTGCGAGCGGGCCGACCTGACGCTGGTTGGCATCGGGCAGATGGACAGCACAGCCCCGCTGTTCGTCGATGGCTTCCTGACCCGCGACGAGATCGACGAGGTTCAGGCCCGCGGTGCTGCCGGTGAAATCACATCGTGGATTTACGACGACAGCGGCGAGATCATCGACTGCGCGTTCAATCGCCGCGTGGCCTCTGCGCCGCTCCGTCCGGCATGTGATCAGCGGTTCATCGGCGTGGCCGTCGGACCGTCCAAAGTCCGGGGTATCATGGGGGCTCTGAGGGGCCGTCTGATCTCGGGTCTGATCACGAGCGAATCAACCGCCGAAGCGATTCTCTCGGCCGACTGA
- a CDS encoding ABC transporter substrate-binding protein has protein sequence MTVRALLGATALCSAAAIASAETLTIATVNNGDMIRMQGLDDDFTEKTGIELEWVTLEENVLRQRVTTDISTNGGAFDIMTIGMYETPIWGANGWLVPLDDLSDEYDADDILPAMAGGLSHDGTLYAAPFYGESSMIMYRTDLMEKAGLEMPDAPTWEFIREAAAAMTDRDADINGICLRGKAGWGEGGAFITAMGNSFGAQWFDMDWNATFDGEAWANTLNFFKGMMDESGPAGYATNGFNENLSLFQQGKCGMWIDATVAASFVTNAAESEVADSVGFALAPDNGLGKRSNWLWAWALAIPAGSQKQDAAKQFIEWATSKDYIELVAENEGWANVPPGARTSLYENPNYMEVPFAQMTLDSILSADPLNSTVNESPYVGVQFAAIPEFAGIATEVSQEFSAAYAGQQTVEEALEKAQAITNDAMEAAGYR, from the coding sequence ATGACTGTGCGCGCGCTTCTCGGCGCGACTGCTCTGTGCTCGGCCGCTGCTATCGCAAGCGCCGAAACGCTGACCATCGCCACCGTTAACAACGGTGACATGATCCGCATGCAGGGTCTGGACGATGACTTCACCGAAAAGACCGGCATCGAGCTGGAGTGGGTCACCCTCGAAGAGAACGTTCTTCGCCAGCGCGTAACCACCGACATCTCGACCAACGGTGGCGCATTCGACATCATGACCATCGGCATGTACGAAACCCCGATCTGGGGTGCGAACGGCTGGCTCGTCCCGCTCGACGACCTTTCGGACGAGTACGATGCAGACGACATCCTGCCGGCAATGGCTGGCGGTCTGAGCCACGACGGCACCCTCTACGCTGCACCGTTCTACGGTGAATCGTCGATGATCATGTACCGCACCGACCTGATGGAAAAAGCTGGTCTGGAAATGCCGGACGCGCCGACTTGGGAATTCATCCGCGAAGCAGCGGCTGCAATGACCGACCGTGACGCCGACATCAACGGTATCTGTCTCCGCGGTAAAGCCGGCTGGGGTGAAGGCGGTGCTTTCATCACTGCAATGGGTAACTCCTTCGGCGCCCAGTGGTTCGACATGGACTGGAACGCAACCTTTGACGGCGAAGCTTGGGCAAACACCCTCAACTTCTTCAAAGGCATGATGGACGAGTCGGGCCCGGCTGGTTACGCAACCAACGGCTTCAACGAAAACCTCTCGCTGTTCCAGCAGGGCAAGTGCGGCATGTGGATCGACGCAACCGTTGCTGCTTCGTTCGTCACCAACGCAGCCGAGTCGGAAGTTGCTGACAGCGTAGGCTTCGCTCTGGCACCCGATAACGGTCTGGGCAAGCGCTCGAACTGGCTCTGGGCTTGGGCACTCGCCATCCCGGCTGGCTCGCAGAAGCAAGACGCTGCTAAGCAGTTCATCGAATGGGCAACCTCGAAGGACTACATCGAGCTCGTCGCTGAGAACGAAGGCTGGGCAAACGTACCGCCGGGCGCACGTACCTCGCTGTACGAAAACCCGAACTACATGGAAGTTCCGTTCGCTCAGATGACCCTGGACTCGATCCTGTCGGCTGACCCGCTGAACTCGACCGTGAATGAATCGCCGTACGTTGGCGTTCAGTTCGCCGCTATCCCGGAATTCGCTGGCATCGCCACCGAAGTTTCGCAGGAATTCTCGGCAGCTTACGCCGGTCAGCAGACCGTCGAAGAAGCTCTTGAGAAGGCACAGGCGATCACCAACGACGCAATGGAAGCTGCTGGCTACCGCTAA
- a CDS encoding carbohydrate ABC transporter permease, translated as MATQHSRSAARIMMAPAVTLLLGWMLVPLIATLYLSFRDYRPMRGGDLGFAGLENYTRFISSSSFWPSILTTLIIVGGVLAITIIFGVLLALLLDRPMWGQGIVRILVIAPFFVMPTVSALVWKNMFMDPTNGLLAHLWRFFGADPVVWMSEQSLLSIIIIVSWQWLPFATLILLTAIQSLDGEQLEASEMDGAPTLARFWYIILPHLSRAITIVLLIQTIFLLSIFAEIFVTTGGAFGTKTLTYLIFQRISESQAVGLGSAGGVYAIILANIVAIFLMRIVGKNLD; from the coding sequence ATGGCAACACAACACTCTCGCTCAGCTGCCCGCATTATGATGGCGCCGGCGGTTACCCTCCTTCTGGGATGGATGCTCGTTCCGCTGATCGCCACGCTGTACCTCTCTTTCCGAGACTACAGACCGATGCGCGGCGGCGACCTCGGCTTCGCTGGTTTGGAAAACTACACGCGCTTTATTAGCAGCAGCTCTTTCTGGCCCAGCATTCTCACCACTCTGATTATCGTTGGCGGCGTACTCGCCATCACCATCATTTTCGGTGTTCTTCTCGCCCTTCTCCTTGACCGTCCGATGTGGGGCCAGGGTATCGTGCGTATTCTCGTCATCGCACCGTTCTTCGTGATGCCCACCGTTTCGGCGCTGGTCTGGAAGAACATGTTCATGGACCCGACCAACGGCCTTCTGGCCCACCTGTGGCGCTTCTTCGGAGCGGACCCGGTGGTCTGGATGTCGGAACAGTCGCTCCTGTCGATCATCATCATCGTCAGCTGGCAGTGGCTCCCGTTCGCGACGCTCATCCTTCTGACGGCGATCCAGTCGCTGGATGGCGAGCAGCTTGAAGCATCCGAAATGGACGGCGCCCCGACGCTGGCCCGCTTCTGGTACATCATCCTGCCGCACCTGAGCCGCGCGATCACCATCGTCCTGCTCATCCAGACGATCTTCCTGCTTTCGATCTTCGCCGAGATCTTTGTGACCACCGGCGGTGCATTCGGCACGAAGACCCTCACCTACCTCATCTTCCAGCGCATCAGCGAAAGCCAAGCTGTCGGTCTGGGTTCCGCAGGTGGTGTCTACGCAATCATTCTCGCCAACATCGTTGCCATCTTCCTGATGCGCATCGTCGGCAAAAACCTGGACTAA
- a CDS encoding carbohydrate ABC transporter permease, which yields MARSVTTQQKAINTALAWAVGLLIFFPILWTILTSFKTEGQAISDPPVFLFFDWTLENYRVVQERSNYTNFLWNSIFISVGSTLLGLLVAIPAAWSMAFTPSKRTKDILMWMLSTKMLPAVGVLYPIYIGAAKMGLLDSRTALVIVIMLINLPIIIWMLYTYFREIPGEILEAARMDGASLKEEIVYILTPMAVPGIASTLLLNIILAWNEAFWTINLTVTKAAPLTAFIASYSSPEGLFYAKLSAASTMAIAPILIMGWFSQKQLVRGLTFGAVK from the coding sequence ATGGCACGTTCTGTTACTACGCAGCAAAAAGCGATCAACACTGCCCTCGCATGGGCTGTCGGTCTGCTGATCTTCTTCCCGATCCTCTGGACCATCCTGACGAGCTTCAAAACCGAAGGTCAGGCTATCTCGGATCCGCCCGTGTTCCTGTTCTTTGACTGGACACTCGAGAACTACCGCGTTGTTCAGGAGCGTTCGAACTACACGAACTTCCTGTGGAATTCGATCTTCATCTCGGTCGGCTCCACCCTGCTCGGTCTTCTGGTGGCAATTCCTGCCGCGTGGTCGATGGCCTTTACGCCGTCCAAGCGCACCAAGGACATCCTGATGTGGATGCTCTCCACCAAGATGCTGCCGGCTGTTGGCGTTCTCTACCCGATCTACATCGGCGCAGCCAAAATGGGCCTGCTCGATAGCCGTACCGCACTGGTTATCGTCATTATGCTCATCAACCTGCCGATCATCATCTGGATGCTCTACACCTACTTCCGCGAAATTCCGGGCGAGATCCTCGAAGCGGCTCGTATGGATGGCGCATCGCTGAAAGAAGAGATCGTCTACATTCTGACTCCGATGGCTGTACCGGGCATCGCATCGACACTGCTGCTCAACATCATCCTCGCTTGGAACGAAGCGTTCTGGACGATCAACCTGACGGTAACCAAAGCAGCACCTCTGACGGCCTTTATCGCAAGCTATTCCAGCCCCGAAGGCCTCTTTTACGCAAAACTCTCTGCAGCCTCGACCATGGCGATCGCACCGATCCTCATCATGGGCTGGTTCAGCCAGAAACAACTTGTCCGTGGCCTGACCTTCGGCGCCGTGAAATAA
- a CDS encoding ABC transporter ATP-binding protein: MGRITLDKVTKRFGDVEVIPPLDLTIEDGEFVVFVGPSGCGKSTLLRLIAGLEDVSGGQIRIDGQDATELPPAKRGLAMVFQSYALYPHMTVRKNIAFPLKMAKMDQAEIDKRVNNAASVLNLTNYLDRRPGQLSGGQRQRVAIGRSIVREPAAFLFDEPLSNLDAALRVGMRLEISELHKRLETTMIYVTHDQVEAMTMADKIVVLQAGVIEQVGSPLELYKNPKNKFVAGFIGSPKMNFIEGQEAAKYDAHTIGIRPEHLAASATEGAWKGTVGVSEHLGSDTFLYVHDTGLGEALTVRVSGEFNLRHGDTVYLTPEADKIHRFNAEGLSI; encoded by the coding sequence ATGGGACGCATTACTCTCGATAAAGTCACCAAGCGCTTCGGCGATGTCGAAGTCATTCCGCCGCTGGACCTCACCATCGAAGACGGCGAGTTCGTTGTCTTCGTCGGCCCGTCGGGCTGCGGTAAGTCCACCCTCCTGCGCCTGATTGCCGGTCTCGAAGACGTTTCCGGCGGTCAGATCCGCATCGACGGTCAGGACGCCACCGAACTGCCGCCCGCCAAGCGCGGTCTGGCAATGGTGTTCCAGTCGTACGCTCTGTACCCGCACATGACCGTACGCAAGAACATCGCCTTCCCGCTCAAGATGGCGAAGATGGATCAGGCTGAAATCGACAAGCGCGTGAACAACGCCGCGTCGGTTCTGAACCTGACCAACTACCTCGACCGTCGTCCGGGCCAGCTTTCGGGTGGTCAGCGTCAGCGTGTGGCCATCGGCCGCTCGATCGTTCGCGAACCGGCTGCCTTCCTCTTCGACGAACCGCTCTCGAACCTCGACGCGGCTCTTCGTGTGGGCATGCGACTCGAGATTTCGGAGCTGCACAAGCGCCTCGAAACCACGATGATCTACGTGACCCACGACCAGGTCGAAGCGATGACCATGGCCGACAAGATCGTCGTTCTTCAGGCTGGCGTCATCGAGCAGGTCGGCTCGCCGCTGGAACTCTACAAGAACCCGAAGAACAAGTTCGTTGCAGGCTTCATCGGCTCGCCCAAGATGAACTTCATCGAAGGTCAGGAAGCTGCAAAGTACGATGCCCACACCATCGGCATCCGTCCGGAGCACCTTGCTGCATCGGCCACCGAAGGCGCTTGGAAAGGCACCGTCGGCGTTTCGGAGCACCTCGGTTCGGACACGTTCCTCTATGTACACGACACCGGTCTGGGCGAAGCCCTCACCGTCCGTGTGAGCGGCGAATTCAACCTGCGCCACGGTGACACCGTCTACCTGACGCCGGAAGCAGACAAGATCCACCGCTTCAACGCAGAAGGACTGAGCATCTGA